A genomic stretch from Malus domestica chromosome 15, GDT2T_hap1 includes:
- the LOC103420076 gene encoding serine/threonine-protein kinase SAPK1-like isoform X1 produces the protein MERYEILKDIGSGNFGVARLVRDRITGELYAVKFIERGNKIGEHVQREIMNHRALKHPNIVLFKEVLLTPSHLAIVMEYAAGGELYSRICKAGKFSEDEARYFYQQLISGVSYCHSMQICHRDLKLENTLLDGSTAPRVKICDFGHSKSALHSRPKSAVGTPAYIAPEVLSTKQYDGKIADVWSSGVALYVMLVGAYPFEDPKDPINIKKIIGRILTVRYSIPDTVRVSKECKDLLSKIFVANPEKRITVPEIKSHPWFLKNLAVEMMEEGSWQCYDVNTPAQSIDEVLTIIQEAKKSLEVLNAADRPRPRSSGSSRSRSMNL, from the exons ATGGAGAGGTATGAGATTTTGAAGGATATTGGGTCTGGAAATTTTGGGGTGGCCAGGCTGGTCAGAGACAGGATCACCGGAGAACTCTATGCTGTTAAGTTCATTGAGAGAGGCAACAAG ATAGGTGAACATGTGCAGAGGGAAATTATGAACCACAGAGCACTGAAGCATCCCAATATTGTTCTCTTCAAAGAG GTCCTGCTGACGCCATCTCATTTAGCCATAGTAATGGAGTATGCTGCCGGGGGAGAACTTTATTCGAGAATATGCAAGGCTGGAAAATTTAGTGAGGACGAG GCTAGGTATTTCTACCAACAATTGATATCAGGAGTTAGTTACTGTCATTCAATG CAAATCTGTCATAGAGACCTTAAGCTTGAAAATACACTCTTAGATGGCAGCACAGCACCCCGAGTAAAAATATGTGATTTTGGACACTCAAAG TCAGCATTGCATTCTCGGCCAAAATCTGCTGTAGGAACCCCAGCTTATATCGCACCTGAGGTCCTTTCGACAAAACAATATGATGGAAAG ATTGCAGATGTTTGGTCTTCTGGAGTTGCCTTATATGTGATGTTAGTTGGAGCATACCCCTTCGAAGATCCTAAAGACCCTATAAAcatcaaaaaaattattggg CGAATCCTTACTGTACGCTACTCAATTCCAGATACTGTCCGAGTTTCCAAGGAATGTAAAGATCTCTTATCTAAAATATTCGTGGCAAACCCCGAAAAG CGAATAACAGTTCCGGAAATTAAAAGCCACCCGTGGTTCTTAAAGAACTTAGCTGTGGAAATGATGGAAGAAGGTAGCTGGCAGTGCTACGATGTAAATACTCCAGCCCAGAGCATAGACGAAGTTCTAACAATAATACAAGAGGCAAAAAAATCGTTAGAGGTCCTGAATGCTGCTGATAGGCCTCGTCCTCGAAGCAGTGGCAGCAGCAGGAGCAGGAGCATGAATCTTTGA
- the LOC103420076 gene encoding serine/threonine-protein kinase SAPK1-like isoform X2 — translation MNHRALKHPNIVLFKEVLLTPSHLAIVMEYAAGGELYSRICKAGKFSEDEARYFYQQLISGVSYCHSMQICHRDLKLENTLLDGSTAPRVKICDFGHSKSALHSRPKSAVGTPAYIAPEVLSTKQYDGKIADVWSSGVALYVMLVGAYPFEDPKDPINIKKIIGRILTVRYSIPDTVRVSKECKDLLSKIFVANPEKRITVPEIKSHPWFLKNLAVEMMEEGSWQCYDVNTPAQSIDEVLTIIQEAKKSLEVLNAADRPRPRSSGSSRSRSMNL, via the exons ATGAACCACAGAGCACTGAAGCATCCCAATATTGTTCTCTTCAAAGAG GTCCTGCTGACGCCATCTCATTTAGCCATAGTAATGGAGTATGCTGCCGGGGGAGAACTTTATTCGAGAATATGCAAGGCTGGAAAATTTAGTGAGGACGAG GCTAGGTATTTCTACCAACAATTGATATCAGGAGTTAGTTACTGTCATTCAATG CAAATCTGTCATAGAGACCTTAAGCTTGAAAATACACTCTTAGATGGCAGCACAGCACCCCGAGTAAAAATATGTGATTTTGGACACTCAAAG TCAGCATTGCATTCTCGGCCAAAATCTGCTGTAGGAACCCCAGCTTATATCGCACCTGAGGTCCTTTCGACAAAACAATATGATGGAAAG ATTGCAGATGTTTGGTCTTCTGGAGTTGCCTTATATGTGATGTTAGTTGGAGCATACCCCTTCGAAGATCCTAAAGACCCTATAAAcatcaaaaaaattattggg CGAATCCTTACTGTACGCTACTCAATTCCAGATACTGTCCGAGTTTCCAAGGAATGTAAAGATCTCTTATCTAAAATATTCGTGGCAAACCCCGAAAAG CGAATAACAGTTCCGGAAATTAAAAGCCACCCGTGGTTCTTAAAGAACTTAGCTGTGGAAATGATGGAAGAAGGTAGCTGGCAGTGCTACGATGTAAATACTCCAGCCCAGAGCATAGACGAAGTTCTAACAATAATACAAGAGGCAAAAAAATCGTTAGAGGTCCTGAATGCTGCTGATAGGCCTCGTCCTCGAAGCAGTGGCAGCAGCAGGAGCAGGAGCATGAATCTTTGA
- the LOC103420076 gene encoding serine/threonine-protein kinase SAPK1-like isoform X3, which translates to MERYEILKDIGSGNFGVARLVRDRITGELYAVKFIERGNKIGEHVQREIMNHRALKHPNIVLFKEVLLTPSHLAIVMEYAAGGELYSRICKAGKFSEDEARYFYQQLISGVSYCHSMQICHRDLKLENTLLDGSTAPRVKICDFGHSKSALHSRPKSAVGTPAYIAPEVLSTKQYDGKIADVWSSGVALYVMLVGAYPFEDPKDPINIKKIIGILSEFPRNVKISYLKYSWQTPKSE; encoded by the exons ATGGAGAGGTATGAGATTTTGAAGGATATTGGGTCTGGAAATTTTGGGGTGGCCAGGCTGGTCAGAGACAGGATCACCGGAGAACTCTATGCTGTTAAGTTCATTGAGAGAGGCAACAAG ATAGGTGAACATGTGCAGAGGGAAATTATGAACCACAGAGCACTGAAGCATCCCAATATTGTTCTCTTCAAAGAG GTCCTGCTGACGCCATCTCATTTAGCCATAGTAATGGAGTATGCTGCCGGGGGAGAACTTTATTCGAGAATATGCAAGGCTGGAAAATTTAGTGAGGACGAG GCTAGGTATTTCTACCAACAATTGATATCAGGAGTTAGTTACTGTCATTCAATG CAAATCTGTCATAGAGACCTTAAGCTTGAAAATACACTCTTAGATGGCAGCACAGCACCCCGAGTAAAAATATGTGATTTTGGACACTCAAAG TCAGCATTGCATTCTCGGCCAAAATCTGCTGTAGGAACCCCAGCTTATATCGCACCTGAGGTCCTTTCGACAAAACAATATGATGGAAAG ATTGCAGATGTTTGGTCTTCTGGAGTTGCCTTATATGTGATGTTAGTTGGAGCATACCCCTTCGAAGATCCTAAAGACCCTATAAAcatcaaaaaaattattggg ATACTGTCCGAGTTTCCAAGGAATGTAAAGATCTCTTATCTAAAATATTCGTGGCAAACCCCGAAAAG CGAATAA
- the LOC103436355 gene encoding plant cysteine oxidase 1-like isoform X2, translating into MDCIILEKSKIQMLYKACNVVFSDLKALPTFRQIQWLKNLLGTFEAIDFGIDEFGSGRSPSSSPRSGQGLVSGQGISQITYIHVHECDHFSIGVFCFPAGATLPLHDHPGMTVFTKLLYGSVYFKSYDWIKVETSSSFRTFGLAGKVFDGVISSPCETRVLFPRSGGNIHSFTAVTPCAILDVLTPPYSDDHGRPSTYFFDFPIPSLPGYAVLEERDMPEDLFVAGAPYLGPPIQACDDRC; encoded by the exons ATGGACTGCATAATATTGGAGAAAAGCAAAATACAAATGCTGTATAAAGCCTGCAATGTCGTCTTTTCGGATCTGAAAGCACTCCCAACTTTCCGACAAATCCAATGGCTGAAAAATCTCCTTG GCACATTTGAAGCCATAGATTTCGGAATCGATGAATTTGGTTCGGGTAGATCTCCATCTTCGAGTCCAAGGAGCGGCCAGGGATTGGTTTCTGGGCAAGGCATCTCCCAAATCACTTACATTCATGTTCATGAATGTGACCATTTCTCT ATAGGCGTGTTTTGCTTCCCGGCTGGGGCTACGCTTCCCCTTCATGATCACCCTGGAATGACAGTCTTTACCAAACTCCTCTACGGTTCTGTTTATTTTAAATCTTACGATTGGATCAAAGTGGAAACTTCTTCTAGCTTCAGAACAT TTGGATTGGCAGGCAAGGTTTTTGATGGAGTTATAAGCTCACCATGTGAGACTCGTGTATTATTTCCAAGAAGTGGCGGGAACATTCATTCTTTTACTGCAGTAACTCCCTGTGCTATCTTGGATGTATTGACCCCACCTTACTCCGACGACCACGGCAGGCCTTCTACTTACTTCTTCGACTTCCCTATTCCATCTCTTCCTG GCTATGCGGTGCTTGAGGAAAGGGACATGCCCGAAGATCTGTTTGTTGCTGGAGCGCCATATCTTGGCCCTCCTATTCAAGCGTGTGATGACCGTTGTTGA
- the LOC103436355 gene encoding plant cysteine oxidase 1-like isoform X1 — protein sequence MDCIILEKSKIQMLYKACNVVFSDLKALPTFRQIQWLKNLLGTFEAIDFGIDEFGSGRSPSSSPRSGQGLVSGQGISQITYIHVHECDHFSIGVFCFPAGATLPLHDHPGMTVFTKLLYGSVYFKSYDWIKVETSSSFRTFGLAGKVFDGVISSPCETRVLFPRSGGNIHSFTAVTPCAILDVLTPPYSDDHGRPSTYFFDFPIPSLPAGYAVLEERDMPEDLFVAGAPYLGPPIQACDDRC from the exons ATGGACTGCATAATATTGGAGAAAAGCAAAATACAAATGCTGTATAAAGCCTGCAATGTCGTCTTTTCGGATCTGAAAGCACTCCCAACTTTCCGACAAATCCAATGGCTGAAAAATCTCCTTG GCACATTTGAAGCCATAGATTTCGGAATCGATGAATTTGGTTCGGGTAGATCTCCATCTTCGAGTCCAAGGAGCGGCCAGGGATTGGTTTCTGGGCAAGGCATCTCCCAAATCACTTACATTCATGTTCATGAATGTGACCATTTCTCT ATAGGCGTGTTTTGCTTCCCGGCTGGGGCTACGCTTCCCCTTCATGATCACCCTGGAATGACAGTCTTTACCAAACTCCTCTACGGTTCTGTTTATTTTAAATCTTACGATTGGATCAAAGTGGAAACTTCTTCTAGCTTCAGAACAT TTGGATTGGCAGGCAAGGTTTTTGATGGAGTTATAAGCTCACCATGTGAGACTCGTGTATTATTTCCAAGAAGTGGCGGGAACATTCATTCTTTTACTGCAGTAACTCCCTGTGCTATCTTGGATGTATTGACCCCACCTTACTCCGACGACCACGGCAGGCCTTCTACTTACTTCTTCGACTTCCCTATTCCATCTCTTCCTG CAGGCTATGCGGTGCTTGAGGAAAGGGACATGCCCGAAGATCTGTTTGTTGCTGGAGCGCCATATCTTGGCCCTCCTATTCAAGCGTGTGATGACCGTTGTTGA